Proteins found in one Paenibacillus borealis genomic segment:
- the greA gene encoding transcription elongation factor GreA, translating to MSNNDEVFLTKEGLAKLEDELRELKGAGRKELAARLKLAISYGDLKENSEYHSAKEDQSFMETRIMILEKMLIKAQIVDSSNMDLSTVSVGCIVILNDVEYSEKIEYRVVGPAEADVLDNKISYESPLGKELIGKKVGDIISVNAPMGVIKYELLEIKML from the coding sequence ATGTCCAACAATGACGAAGTGTTTTTGACGAAAGAAGGGTTAGCCAAGCTCGAGGATGAACTGAGAGAACTTAAGGGAGCAGGGCGCAAGGAGCTTGCAGCCCGGCTTAAGCTGGCGATCAGCTACGGCGATTTGAAAGAGAACAGCGAATACCACTCCGCGAAGGAAGATCAATCCTTCATGGAGACACGGATCATGATTCTGGAGAAGATGCTGATCAAGGCGCAGATTGTAGATTCCAGCAATATGGATCTGAGCACAGTCAGCGTAGGCTGCATCGTCATTCTGAATGATGTGGAATACTCCGAAAAGATTGAATATAGAGTGGTAGGTCCCGCAGAGGCAGATGTGCTGGACAACAAGATTTCTTACGAAAGTCCGCTCGGCAAAGAGCTGATCGGCAAAAAAGTGGGCGACATTATCAGCGTCAATGCCCCGATGGGCGTCATCAAATATGAGCTGCTTGAGATTAAAATGCTGTAA
- a CDS encoding MDR family MFS transporter, with amino-acid sequence MSTQTAKNSSFWLIILAIFFGNFMAILSTTTINVAFPVFLKDFHAEISTVQWMITGYLLATGVIAPVVGYFGDKWSYKYLYVFALSGFTLFSGLCTIAWSIHSLIIFRIVQGIFGGLIIPTTMTMIYQFIEKEKQAFAMSLWSLSSMLAPAFGPTLGGWLTGYFGWKSLFMINLPIGIIAIVVALKCLPFQRQTASSRSFDLPGFSTVILSSAFIILAFNKGNAWGWTSWKTLSLLLIGAAALTYFIRRELSLQEPLLNLKVFKQNRFTYSLIINCIITIALYSGTFLIPVFLQDIQQSTPLKTALVLLPGSIVMAVMSPVVGKLYSRIGPFWLILSGILLLSASTWELSHLTLAVTHTRVALLMALRNVGIALAFMPVTNAGMSAVPKQITGHASSVTNWVRQATGALSIAVFSSLLASRSLAHQKELSGGASAAGALIKAQGMTLGVQDIFLIATVVGLLAIPLTFLLRGGNGKAAAAAVLQAGTGKQKANS; translated from the coding sequence TTGAGTACTCAGACGGCAAAAAATTCATCATTCTGGCTTATTATTCTGGCCATCTTTTTCGGTAATTTCATGGCCATTCTCAGTACGACAACGATTAACGTGGCGTTCCCGGTCTTTCTGAAAGACTTCCATGCAGAGATCAGCACCGTGCAATGGATGATTACGGGTTATCTGCTGGCTACCGGCGTAATTGCTCCGGTCGTAGGGTACTTCGGCGACAAGTGGAGCTATAAATATCTCTATGTGTTTGCCCTGTCGGGTTTCACTTTATTCTCGGGACTGTGTACGATTGCCTGGAGCATTCATTCCCTGATTATCTTCCGGATTGTGCAGGGAATATTCGGCGGGCTGATTATCCCGACGACGATGACGATGATTTATCAGTTTATCGAAAAGGAGAAGCAGGCTTTCGCCATGAGTCTCTGGAGCCTGTCCTCGATGCTGGCTCCGGCCTTCGGGCCAACGCTCGGCGGCTGGCTCACCGGGTACTTCGGCTGGAAATCGCTGTTCATGATCAATCTGCCGATCGGCATCATCGCGATTGTGGTAGCACTGAAATGCCTGCCGTTCCAGCGTCAAACCGCCAGCAGCAGAAGCTTCGATCTGCCGGGATTTTCAACCGTGATTCTGAGCAGCGCCTTTATTATTCTGGCCTTCAATAAGGGGAATGCCTGGGGCTGGACCTCCTGGAAGACCTTATCCCTGCTGCTGATTGGTGCAGCGGCCTTAACCTACTTCATCCGCCGGGAGCTGTCACTGCAGGAGCCGCTGCTGAACCTCAAGGTATTCAAGCAGAACCGGTTCACCTACAGTCTGATTATTAACTGTATCATTACCATTGCCTTATATTCCGGGACCTTCCTGATTCCGGTCTTCCTGCAGGATATCCAGCAGTCCACACCGCTGAAGACAGCGCTGGTGCTGCTGCCCGGCTCGATCGTGATGGCTGTGATGTCGCCGGTTGTCGGCAAGCTGTATTCGCGGATTGGTCCGTTCTGGCTTATTCTCAGCGGCATTCTGCTGCTGAGCGCTTCAACCTGGGAGCTTAGCCATCTTACGCTGGCCGTTACGCATACCCGTGTAGCCTTATTAATGGCTCTGCGCAATGTCGGCATTGCCCTGGCCTTCATGCCGGTGACGAATGCCGGGATGTCAGCTGTACCCAAGCAGATTACAGGGCATGCTTCTTCCGTAACGAACTGGGTACGTCAGGCTACAGGCGCGTTGTCCATTGCAGTGTTCAGCTCCTTGCTCGCTTCCAGATCGCTGGCCCATCAGAAGGAACTCAGCGGCGGAGCTTCTGCGGCAGGTGCGCTGATCAAGGCGCAGGGAATGACCCTGGGCGTACAGGATATTTTTCTGATCGCTACGGTGGTTGGCCTGCTGGCGATTCCGCTGACCTTTCTGCTGAGAGGCGGAAATGGCAAAGCTGCAGCAGCAGCTGTGTTGCAGGCCGGGACCGGGAAGCAGAAGGCGAACAGCTAA
- a CDS encoding DUF6509 family protein codes for MLTFTSYTVENVRDPFGILSGKRYEFVINLDVPEDDELYVENGVSARVIVKVEEEQTSIVSYDLQETSSGKVLDFDMEEDEEAALVLFCSEHLPE; via the coding sequence GTGTTGACATTTACAAGCTACACCGTGGAGAACGTAAGAGATCCTTTTGGAATACTAAGCGGCAAGCGATATGAGTTCGTCATTAACCTGGATGTGCCGGAAGATGATGAACTATACGTAGAGAACGGTGTTTCGGCCCGCGTAATTGTGAAAGTGGAAGAAGAGCAGACAAGCATTGTCAGCTACGATCTGCAGGAAACATCGTCAGGCAAGGTTCTCGATTTCGATATGGAAGAAGACGAGGAAGCAGCGCTGGTTCTATTCTGTTCAGAGCATTTGCCTGAATAA
- the rlmN gene encoding 23S rRNA (adenine(2503)-C(2))-methyltransferase RlmN has product MNKESIYGLTLEQLTAWLLEHGHKKSRASAVWEWLYRKRVTSFAEMTGMNPDCVQLLEEHYVFQTMEEHVKQESADGTVKFLFRLQDGNLIETVLMRQKYGLSVCVTTQVGCNIGCSFCASGLLAKSRDLTSGEIVEQIMKVQHYLDQAGLGQRVSHVVVMGIGEPFDNFRHLLNFLVTIKDHKGLAIAGKGITVSTSGLADKIREFADANMQVNLAISLHAPNNELRTQIMKINRAIPIEKLMPAIDYYLEKTNRRITLEYILLKDINDREEHALELAELIGDRRQLANVNLIPYNPVDEHSQYQRSERESVRAFFDTLKKQGVSVSTRLEHGVDIDAACGQLRSKQIKKTKGQAEGASSAVTG; this is encoded by the coding sequence ATGAATAAAGAATCCATTTATGGATTGACTTTGGAACAGTTGACAGCCTGGCTGCTGGAGCATGGGCACAAGAAATCCCGTGCATCCGCTGTCTGGGAATGGCTATACCGCAAGCGGGTTACCAGCTTTGCAGAAATGACGGGGATGAACCCCGATTGTGTGCAGCTGCTGGAAGAGCATTATGTCTTTCAGACCATGGAAGAGCATGTGAAGCAGGAGTCGGCTGACGGCACCGTCAAATTCCTGTTCCGCCTGCAGGACGGCAACCTGATTGAAACGGTGCTGATGCGGCAGAAATACGGATTATCCGTCTGCGTCACCACTCAGGTCGGCTGCAATATCGGCTGCAGCTTCTGTGCGAGCGGCCTGCTGGCGAAGAGCCGCGATCTCACCAGCGGTGAGATTGTCGAGCAGATAATGAAGGTCCAGCATTACCTGGATCAGGCCGGCCTCGGGCAAAGGGTCAGTCATGTAGTTGTAATGGGCATCGGCGAGCCGTTCGATAATTTCCGGCACCTGCTGAACTTCCTGGTTACGATCAAGGATCATAAGGGCCTGGCGATTGCCGGCAAAGGCATTACGGTATCCACCAGCGGTCTGGCTGACAAGATCAGGGAATTCGCCGACGCGAATATGCAGGTCAACCTGGCGATCTCCCTGCATGCGCCGAATAATGAGCTGCGGACACAGATCATGAAGATTAACCGTGCCATTCCTATAGAGAAATTAATGCCTGCGATTGATTACTACCTGGAGAAGACCAACCGGAGAATTACCCTGGAGTATATCCTGCTGAAGGATATCAATGACCGCGAGGAGCACGCCTTGGAGCTGGCCGAGTTAATCGGAGACCGGCGCCAGCTGGCGAATGTGAATCTGATTCCGTATAATCCGGTGGATGAGCACAGCCAGTACCAGCGGAGCGAGCGGGAGTCGGTACGCGCGTTCTTCGACACACTGAAGAAACAGGGAGTCAGCGTCAGTACCCGTCTGGAGCATGGAGTCGATATTGATGCGGCCTGCGGACAGCTGCGCAGTAAGCAGATCAAGAAGACCAAAGGCCAAGCAGAGGGTGCAAGCAGCGCAGTTACCGGATAG
- a CDS encoding SDR family oxidoreductase, translated as MLAGQKIVIIGGSSGIGLETAKLAAAEGAEIIIASRSAHKLEQARAKLGTEAKVSTYTLDITDEAQMQAFFAELDDIDHLVVTAAETSGGAFLSTATSAARQLMDNKFWGQYYAAKYAAPKLRPAGSVTLFSGIVAFKSMTGSSMLGVVNAAVTNLARTLALELAPLRVNAVSPGIIDTPSRAGMAEEARTSFYSGLAAKLPAQRVGTAADVAQGVLYLMHNSFVTGTVLHIEGGHSLI; from the coding sequence ATGTTAGCCGGACAGAAGATCGTTATTATCGGAGGGAGTTCAGGAATTGGCCTTGAAACGGCAAAACTTGCTGCTGCCGAAGGCGCTGAGATCATCATCGCCAGCCGTTCCGCTCATAAGCTGGAGCAGGCGAGAGCGAAGCTCGGTACTGAGGCTAAGGTGAGCACCTATACGCTGGATATCACAGATGAGGCTCAGATGCAGGCGTTCTTCGCAGAGCTGGATGACATTGATCATCTGGTCGTGACTGCGGCCGAGACCAGCGGAGGCGCTTTCCTGTCTACAGCAACAAGCGCCGCCCGTCAGCTGATGGATAATAAATTCTGGGGCCAGTATTATGCCGCCAAATATGCTGCCCCGAAGCTTCGTCCTGCCGGATCGGTCACGCTGTTCTCCGGGATCGTTGCCTTCAAATCCATGACCGGCTCCTCCATGCTGGGTGTGGTCAATGCCGCCGTCACCAATCTGGCCCGGACGCTGGCTCTTGAGCTGGCTCCGCTGCGGGTAAATGCCGTCTCGCCAGGCATCATCGACACTCCTTCCCGCGCCGGGATGGCGGAAGAGGCGCGGACCAGCTTCTATAGCGGCTTAGCTGCCAAACTGCCGGCACAGCGCGTAGGAACCGCTGCGGATGTCGCCCAGGGAGTACTTTATCTCATGCATAACAGCTTCGTCACCGGCACAGTACTCCATATAGAAGGGGGCCACAGCCTTATCTAA
- a CDS encoding esterase family protein yields MRISYHKEYSHNLGRDMEYKIYGHAGKPMLVFPTSLGRFYQYEDSGMIDTLSSFIEAGKLQIWTCDSIDEETFFSTHWNNEDRVHRHEQYDKYIAHELIPGLLHQSKQNNGGTDQRILISGCSMGAYYSASFFFRYPQYFDTLIALSGVYSTYYFFGDYMSENIYLNSPLHYLPGLTDDYYLNQYRNSNIIVCVGQGAYEDEMLHETRLLQDVLGRKGIPARIDYWGHDAGHDWPWWNKQIHYYVEGCL; encoded by the coding sequence ATGAGGATAAGCTACCATAAGGAGTACAGCCACAACCTGGGCAGAGATATGGAATATAAAATATACGGCCACGCCGGCAAACCGATGCTCGTCTTCCCCACGTCGCTTGGACGCTTTTATCAATATGAGGATTCGGGCATGATTGACACGCTCTCCTCCTTCATTGAAGCGGGCAAGCTGCAGATATGGACCTGCGACAGTATTGATGAAGAGACCTTCTTCTCCACTCACTGGAATAACGAGGACCGGGTGCACCGTCATGAGCAGTATGATAAATATATCGCACATGAGCTGATTCCCGGCCTCCTCCACCAGAGCAAGCAGAACAACGGCGGGACCGATCAGCGCATTCTGATCTCAGGCTGCTCTATGGGCGCTTATTACAGTGCCAGCTTCTTTTTCCGTTATCCGCAATATTTCGATACCCTAATCGCCCTGAGCGGCGTCTATTCCACCTATTATTTCTTCGGCGACTATATGAGTGAGAATATCTATCTGAATTCACCGCTGCATTACCTGCCGGGACTGACGGATGATTACTATCTTAACCAGTACCGTAACAGCAATATCATCGTCTGCGTGGGACAAGGCGCGTATGAGGATGAGATGCTTCACGAGACCCGCCTGCTTCAGGATGTGCTTGGACGCAAGGGAATTCCCGCACGGATCGACTACTGGGGACATGATGCCGGTCATGACTGGCCATGGTGGAACAAGCAGATTCATTATTATGTGGAAGGCTGCTTATAG
- a CDS encoding MarR family winged helix-turn-helix transcriptional regulator: MAEEQTDKNLETLNHELITLIRLGSLDKKHGGLDRSSYTLLHHLSNHDKVGVKALAEEFGLDTSTISRQTSVLEAKDYVVKVPDPQDGRSSYFQITALGAQTFAEARDIRLQRYEQIFEDWSPGDCQTFSGLLARLNRKLQQKPD; this comes from the coding sequence ATGGCTGAAGAACAGACTGATAAGAACCTCGAAACCCTGAACCATGAGCTGATTACGCTAATCCGCCTCGGTTCGCTGGATAAAAAGCATGGCGGACTGGACCGCTCCTCCTACACCCTGCTCCACCATCTGTCGAACCACGATAAGGTAGGCGTTAAAGCGCTCGCCGAAGAATTCGGCCTCGATACCTCTACCATCAGCAGGCAGACGAGCGTTCTTGAGGCGAAGGATTATGTGGTAAAGGTGCCTGATCCGCAGGATGGAAGATCGAGCTATTTTCAGATTACCGCGCTGGGTGCGCAGACGTTTGCCGAGGCCCGGGACATCCGGCTGCAGCGCTATGAGCAGATTTTTGAAGACTGGTCTCCCGGGGATTGCCAGACCTTCAGCGGACTGCTGGCCCGGCTCAACCGTAAACTGCAGCAAAAGCCAGACTAA
- a CDS encoding ATP-grasp domain-containing protein, with protein sequence MNFIFFSPHFPKNSADFCTQLQQQGATVLGIGDAEYDQLEDKLTSALTEYYKVSNLENYEEILRAVGFFTYKYGKIDRFESLNEYWLEQDAAIRTDFNIYGTKSDFVSNLKQKSKMKEFFHKSGVSTVQFSTGTTRESVESFIQSAGFPLVVKPDLGSGASNTYKINNEEELQHFFDTKPEDVAFIIEEFIDGVILTYDGLVDIDGNVRFAVSHLFENSVMEVVNTDNHLYYFCLRDISPEVEEAGKNILKAFDIRERFFHIELFKSHKDGRIIALEVNMRPPGAWMTDAINFAYDVDVYKEWASMIVHNEVGGPYEGKYYTGYASRKNHKHYAHSHEDIYRTFGGQIVNYAEIEEVFSRAMGNSAYQFRSPELSEVRDIRGYIHQEEG encoded by the coding sequence ATGAATTTTATCTTCTTTTCCCCGCATTTCCCTAAGAACAGCGCTGATTTCTGTACCCAGCTGCAGCAGCAGGGGGCGACGGTGCTCGGGATTGGCGATGCCGAATATGACCAGCTGGAGGACAAGCTGACGTCGGCACTGACAGAGTATTATAAGGTAAGTAATCTGGAGAACTACGAGGAGATCCTGCGGGCCGTCGGCTTTTTCACCTATAAATACGGTAAGATTGACCGCTTCGAGTCGCTGAACGAATACTGGCTGGAGCAGGATGCCGCCATCCGGACGGATTTCAACATTTACGGCACCAAGTCCGATTTCGTCTCCAACCTGAAGCAGAAATCCAAGATGAAAGAGTTCTTCCATAAAAGCGGTGTAAGCACCGTACAGTTCTCCACCGGGACTACGCGCGAAAGCGTGGAGAGCTTCATCCAAAGCGCCGGCTTCCCGCTGGTGGTTAAGCCCGATCTCGGCTCCGGTGCCAGCAATACTTACAAGATCAATAATGAAGAGGAGCTGCAGCACTTTTTTGACACTAAGCCGGAGGATGTAGCCTTTATTATTGAGGAATTCATTGATGGAGTCATCCTCACCTATGACGGGCTGGTCGATATTGACGGCAATGTGCGGTTCGCGGTCAGCCACCTGTTCGAGAATAGTGTCATGGAGGTCGTTAACACAGATAACCACCTCTACTATTTCTGTCTGAGAGATATCAGCCCCGAGGTAGAAGAGGCCGGGAAGAATATTCTGAAGGCTTTTGACATCCGGGAACGGTTCTTCCATATCGAGCTGTTCAAATCGCACAAGGATGGCCGGATCATAGCCCTGGAAGTAAATATGCGGCCGCCGGGCGCCTGGATGACCGATGCCATTAACTTCGCATACGATGTGGATGTCTATAAAGAATGGGCCAGCATGATCGTACACAATGAGGTCGGCGGTCCATACGAAGGCAAATACTACACTGGCTATGCCAGCCGCAAGAATCATAAGCATTACGCTCACAGCCACGAGGACATCTACCGCACATTCGGCGGGCAGATTGTGAACTATGCCGAGATCGAAGAGGTATTCAGCCGAGCGATGGGTAACAGTGCTTATCAGTTCCGTTCTCCCGAGCTTTCGGAGGTTAGGGACATCAGAGGTTATATTCACCAAGAAGAGGGATAG
- a CDS encoding winged helix-turn-helix transcriptional regulator: protein MDILEPLTLTRGTPGEPCPIAKTLELIGSKWTFLIIRDLLIGGTLRFSDLLRSLEGISPKTLALRLRELESHDILERTVYPEVPPRVEYTLTEKGLKLEGIFIELKRYGLAL from the coding sequence ATGGACATTCTGGAACCTCTTACACTGACCCGTGGCACCCCCGGCGAACCTTGCCCTATTGCCAAAACCCTGGAACTGATTGGAAGTAAATGGACATTCCTGATTATCCGCGATCTGCTGATTGGGGGCACCTTGCGCTTCAGCGATTTGCTCCGTTCACTTGAAGGGATCAGTCCGAAGACCCTCGCGCTGCGGCTCAGGGAACTGGAATCTCATGACATCCTGGAACGTACTGTGTACCCTGAAGTCCCGCCACGGGTGGAATATACGCTGACGGAGAAGGGACTCAAGCTGGAGGGTATTTTTATTGAACTCAAAAGGTACGGGCTCGCGCTCTAA